A window of the Branchiibius hedensis genome harbors these coding sequences:
- a CDS encoding histidinol-phosphate transaminase: MSEDIQSRSRLTDLLRPDLRGQSAYGAPQLPVAVALNTNESSYSVPDDVVEAITARVAQVAPDLNRYPDREFVALRTALAGYLQIATGVELSPEQLWAGNGSNEVLSHIVQAFGGPGRVALGFTPAYSMHPIISRGAGTGWVDGLRNATGADYDVDAELAVQQVREHRPDIVFLCSPNNPTGTAIGLDIVEAVYDALPDGIVVVDEAYAEFARPGTRSALTLLPGRERLVVTRTMSKAFAFAGVRLGYLAADPELTQLLRLVRLPYHLSSVTQAVAEAALEHAGTMLSMVEDIKATRDELAAVTGQLGLKPVPSDANFVLVGGFADAAAAWQVLLDRGVLVRDVGIPNHLRITAGTPQETQTVLRVLRESIEDGSIVLQEETL, from the coding sequence ATGAGCGAGGACATCCAGTCACGCAGCCGGCTGACTGATCTGCTGCGTCCGGACCTGCGCGGCCAATCGGCGTACGGCGCGCCGCAGCTTCCCGTGGCCGTCGCCTTGAACACCAACGAGTCCTCCTACTCCGTGCCGGACGACGTCGTCGAGGCGATCACCGCACGCGTGGCGCAGGTTGCTCCGGACCTGAACCGCTACCCCGACCGCGAATTCGTCGCTCTCCGAACGGCGTTGGCGGGTTACCTACAGATCGCCACCGGCGTCGAACTGTCGCCGGAGCAGTTGTGGGCCGGCAATGGCTCCAACGAGGTGCTCTCACACATCGTTCAGGCGTTCGGCGGTCCCGGTCGGGTCGCGCTCGGCTTCACCCCGGCGTACTCCATGCACCCGATCATCAGCCGTGGCGCAGGCACCGGCTGGGTCGACGGGCTGCGCAACGCCACTGGCGCGGACTACGACGTGGACGCCGAGCTCGCCGTGCAGCAGGTCCGCGAGCACCGCCCGGACATCGTCTTCCTGTGCTCCCCGAACAATCCCACCGGCACCGCGATCGGCCTCGACATCGTGGAGGCGGTCTACGACGCGCTGCCGGACGGCATCGTGGTCGTCGACGAGGCGTACGCCGAGTTCGCGCGGCCGGGCACACGCAGCGCGCTGACCTTGCTGCCCGGGCGCGAACGGCTGGTTGTGACCCGCACGATGTCGAAGGCGTTCGCGTTCGCCGGCGTGCGGTTGGGCTATCTGGCCGCTGATCCCGAACTCACCCAGTTGCTGCGGCTGGTGCGGTTGCCCTACCACCTGTCCTCGGTCACCCAAGCCGTTGCCGAGGCGGCCCTGGAACACGCGGGCACGATGCTGTCCATGGTCGAGGACATCAAGGCCACCCGCGACGAATTGGCCGCGGTCACAGGCCAACTCGGCCTGAAGCCGGTTCCCTCGGACGCCAACTTCGTCTTGGTCGGCGGATTCGCGGATGCCGCGGCCGCCTGGCAGGTGCTGCTGGATCGCGGGGTCCTGGTCCGCGACGTCGGCATCCCCAACCATCTGCGGATCACCGCCGGCACACCGCAGGAGACGCAGACCGTGTTGCGGGTACTGCGCGAGAGCATCGAGGACGGCAGCATCGTGCTGCAGGAGGAGACACTGTGA
- a CDS encoding SseB family protein, translating to MTDSAGLPWGGREVTDTGFGADDGSADPALRASLTQDERCWMSALADARVLVPVVATEEGRDEHGGDKAASMATVIVQGPQGERALPVFTGLDSLAAWSSDARPSPVLAPVAARAAISEQCDVLVVDPGTATQVVVRPSMLWALAQQQDWLPAHADPFVAEKVRVAVRDLDAVVDVTLEDGSDVGPGVLRLGIVLAPGLTQEQVQKVATTIGERLATDGEVRARIDGLTFALRAATTPATE from the coding sequence GTGACTGATTCGGCCGGGCTGCCCTGGGGCGGCCGCGAGGTCACCGACACCGGCTTCGGTGCGGACGACGGCTCGGCGGATCCTGCCCTTCGGGCGTCGCTGACCCAGGATGAGCGCTGCTGGATGAGCGCCCTGGCTGACGCCCGGGTGTTGGTCCCGGTGGTGGCGACCGAAGAAGGTCGCGATGAGCACGGCGGCGATAAGGCCGCGTCGATGGCGACGGTCATCGTGCAGGGCCCGCAGGGGGAGCGGGCATTGCCCGTCTTCACCGGGCTGGACTCGCTGGCGGCGTGGAGCAGCGACGCGCGGCCCTCGCCGGTGTTGGCTCCTGTCGCGGCCCGGGCTGCGATCAGTGAGCAGTGCGATGTGCTGGTCGTCGATCCCGGCACCGCGACACAGGTGGTCGTTCGACCCAGCATGCTGTGGGCTCTTGCGCAGCAACAGGATTGGCTGCCAGCCCATGCGGACCCGTTCGTGGCCGAGAAGGTTCGGGTCGCCGTACGTGATCTCGATGCGGTTGTCGATGTGACCCTCGAGGACGGCTCCGACGTCGGACCGGGCGTGCTGCGGTTGGGGATCGTTCTTGCGCCGGGTCTGACCCAGGAGCAGGTGCAGAAGGTGGCCACCACGATCGGCGAGCGATTGGCCACCGACGGTGAGGTGCGAGCGCGGATCGACGGGCTTACGTTCGCTTTGCGCGCCGCGACGACGCCCGCAACTGAGTGA
- the hisB gene encoding imidazoleglycerol-phosphate dehydratase HisB — protein sequence MSQQHRTAHLQRSTKESSVDLWLDLDGTGEAEVSTGVRFYDHMLDSFARHSLIDLKVTTTGDIDIDAHHSVEDTAIVLGDAVREALGDKSGISRFGDALVPLDEALAQAVVDVAGRPFFVHEGEPDAQAYVIIGGAYTGSLTQHVFQSFATHAGIALHVRLLSGRDPHHIAECQFKAVARALRFAVERDPRVVGIPSAKGAL from the coding sequence GTGAGCCAGCAGCACCGGACCGCGCACCTGCAGCGGTCCACCAAAGAGAGTTCGGTCGATCTGTGGCTGGACCTTGACGGCACCGGCGAAGCGGAAGTCAGCACAGGGGTGCGGTTCTACGACCACATGCTCGACAGTTTCGCCCGGCACAGCCTGATCGACCTGAAGGTCACCACGACCGGTGACATCGACATCGACGCGCACCACAGCGTCGAAGACACCGCCATCGTGCTCGGCGACGCGGTCCGAGAGGCGCTGGGGGACAAGAGCGGGATCAGCCGCTTCGGCGATGCGCTGGTGCCGTTGGACGAGGCCCTGGCGCAAGCCGTCGTCGATGTCGCGGGTCGGCCGTTCTTCGTGCACGAGGGGGAGCCGGACGCCCAGGCGTACGTCATCATCGGTGGCGCTTACACCGGTTCGTTGACCCAGCACGTCTTCCAGAGTTTCGCGACGCACGCCGGGATCGCCCTGCACGTGCGTCTGCTGTCCGGCCGCGATCCGCACCACATCGCCGAGTGCCAGTTCAAAGCCGTCGCGCGCGCTCTGCGCTTCGCCGTCGAGCGGGATCCGCGGGTCGTGGGCATCCCGAGCGCCAAAGGCGCGCTCTAG
- the priA gene encoding bifunctional 1-(5-phosphoribosyl)-5-((5-phosphoribosylamino)methylideneamino)imidazole-4-carboxamide isomerase/phosphoribosylanthranilate isomerase PriA has product MVSEARLELLPAVDVAGGQAVQLVQGVAGTGGQFGDPWEAAKAWQDQGAEWLHLVDLDAAFGRGSNAPLLADIVGRLDIKVEMSGGIRDQETLERALATGCRRVNLGTAALEDPEWTAAAIAQYGDRIAVGLDVRGTTLAARGWTKEGGDLWETLARLDSEGCARYVVTDVAKDGMLQGPNISLLQQVCDRTDRPVVASGGVSTLADIEALRAMVPAGVEGAIIGSALYRGAFGLPEALDLAGRP; this is encoded by the coding sequence ATTGTGAGTGAGGCACGCCTCGAGTTGCTGCCGGCGGTCGATGTCGCCGGCGGCCAGGCCGTCCAGCTGGTGCAGGGGGTGGCCGGCACCGGTGGCCAGTTCGGCGACCCATGGGAGGCGGCGAAGGCGTGGCAGGACCAGGGTGCCGAATGGCTGCACCTGGTTGACCTCGACGCGGCGTTCGGGCGGGGCAGCAACGCACCGTTGCTCGCCGACATCGTCGGACGCCTCGACATCAAGGTCGAGATGTCCGGTGGCATCCGGGACCAGGAGACCCTCGAGCGGGCGTTGGCCACCGGATGCCGGCGGGTCAACCTGGGCACAGCCGCTCTGGAGGACCCGGAGTGGACCGCGGCCGCGATCGCCCAGTACGGCGACCGGATCGCCGTCGGCCTCGACGTGCGGGGTACGACACTGGCGGCGCGGGGCTGGACCAAGGAAGGTGGCGATCTGTGGGAGACCCTGGCCCGGCTGGACAGCGAGGGCTGCGCTCGGTACGTCGTCACCGACGTCGCCAAGGACGGCATGCTTCAAGGGCCGAATATCTCTCTACTGCAACAGGTTTGCGACCGAACGGACCGACCGGTGGTGGCCTCCGGCGGCGTGTCCACCCTCGCGGACATCGAAGCATTGCGAGCGATGGTTCCTGCTGGGGTCGAGGGGGCGATCATCGGGTCGGCGCTCTACCGCGGCGCGTTCGGCCTGCCCGAAGCTCTCGACCTCGCGGGCCGCCCGTGA
- the hisH gene encoding imidazole glycerol phosphate synthase subunit HisH: MTATVAVLDYGSGNVHSVLRMLTRVGAQVTLTADPDVVRRADGLYVPGVGNFHACMRGLLEVGGDALIRQRLADTAPVLGVCVGHQILFDGSTEPAGEPLPGLGVVNGLVSRLQAPVVPHMGWSLVTDAAELPMFDGIADQRFYFVHSYAATDSSAAQIAHAEHGQPFVAALQDGALWGTQFHPEKSGDAGAALLRNWIQSFN, encoded by the coding sequence ATGACGGCAACGGTCGCCGTACTCGACTACGGCAGCGGCAACGTGCACTCGGTCTTGCGGATGCTGACCCGGGTGGGCGCGCAGGTCACCTTGACTGCCGACCCCGACGTCGTACGCCGGGCCGACGGACTCTACGTGCCGGGCGTCGGCAACTTCCACGCCTGTATGCGCGGCCTGCTGGAGGTCGGCGGCGACGCGCTCATCCGGCAACGACTCGCCGATACCGCACCGGTGCTCGGCGTCTGCGTCGGCCATCAGATCCTCTTCGACGGCTCCACCGAGCCCGCAGGCGAGCCGCTCCCGGGGCTGGGTGTCGTCAACGGTCTGGTCAGCCGCCTGCAGGCTCCGGTCGTCCCGCACATGGGCTGGTCCTTGGTGACGGATGCCGCGGAACTGCCGATGTTCGACGGGATCGCCGACCAGCGGTTCTACTTCGTGCATTCCTACGCAGCCACCGATTCGAGCGCTGCACAGATCGCCCACGCCGAGCACGGCCAACCCTTCGTCGCCGCCCTCCAGGACGGCGCCCTGTGGGGCACGCAGTTCCACCCGGAGAAGTCCGGGGATGCGGGAGCGGCCCTCCTGCGCAACTGGATTCAGAGCTTCAACTAA